In one Alnus glutinosa chromosome 12, dhAlnGlut1.1, whole genome shotgun sequence genomic region, the following are encoded:
- the LOC133851250 gene encoding histone H2AX-like — translation MSSAAATTTKGGRGKPKATKSVTRSQKAGLQFPVGRIARFLKTGRYAQRVGSGSPVYLSAVLEYLAAEVLELAGNAARDNKKSRIIPRHIQLAVRNDEELSKLMGSVTISQGGVLPNIHQNLLPRKVGKGKDEIGSASQEF, via the exons ATGTCCTCCGCGGCGGCGACAACCACCAAGGGCGGCAGAGGCAAGCCCAAGGCCACCAAATCGGTCACCAGGTCCCAGAAGGCTGGTCTTCAATTCCCAGTCGGCCGGATCGCCCGGTTCCTCAAGACCGGCCGATACGCTCAGCGTGTCGGATCTGGGTCTCCTGTCTACCTCTCCGCTGTCCTCGAATACCTTGCTGCTGAG GTGCTGGAGTTGGCTGGAAATGCTGCAAGGGACAACAAGAAGAGTAGGATTATTCCTAGGCACATTCAACTCGCCGTGAGGAACGACGAGGAGTTGAGCAAGCTCATGGGTTCTGTCACCATTTCCCAAGGAGGTGTTCTGCCTAACATCCATCAAAATCTACTGCCCAGGAAGGTTGGTAAGGGGAAGGACGAGATTGGTTCTGCATCTCAGGAGTTTTAG
- the LOC133851249 gene encoding probable LRR receptor-like serine/threonine-protein kinase RKF3, which produces MALFHYCFLVALALAVLPSKTLSQNDTVPCPLDFSVLRQLIESSDRPKMDVTTQCQYISQGLRLVQSYYLRLNGSFVPPLNSSESCWSDYQSLIDDFSPGFNIRSSCGFQTEWIAEGCMNITTRAQFEAIFPNRTLDDAVSNCNQSLQNASPCASCITSLSSLQASYLTGPSVSNLSDCTAYPLIYAAAFANVHGPTDKGTVQCLFSLGSTSSSSKSNRRKVVILGVLIAVGCLLLIGGVCFLWLNMKKKKRKREQGRDIAVIELGSNSRLDSISESTTLVRFKFDEIKKATKNFSRDSIIGRGGYGNVYKGILTDGSEVALKRFKNCSAAGDATFAHEVEVIASVRHVNLVALRGYCTATTPFEGHQRIIVCDLMKNGSLHDHLFGSFEKKMSWPLRQMIALGTARGLAYLHYGAQPGIIHRDIKASNILLDERFEAKVADFGLAKFTPEGMTHMSTRVAGTMGYVAPEYALYGQLTERSDVYSFGVVLLELLSGKKALMASDDSQPALVTDWAWSLVRKGRTLDVIEAGMPELGAPEVVEKYVLVAVLCSHPQLYARPTMDQVVKMLETDLSVPSIPERPISLVADIDDIERSASSSGSGQLSSSTGYQPYTFESDRPKTPI; this is translated from the coding sequence ATGGCGCTCTTCCATTATTGCTTCCTCGTAGCTCTGGCTTTGGCAGTCCTACCCTCCAAAACCCTTTCCCAAAATGACACCGTTCCATGCCCTCTCGACTTCAGCGTCCTCCGCCAGCTGATCGAAAGCTCCGACCGTCCTAAAATGGACGTGACCACCCAGTGCCAGTACATCAGCCAAGGCCTCCGCCTCGTCCAGTCCTACTACCTCCGACTCAACGGCTCGTTCGTGCCCCCACTCAACTCGTCCGAGTCGTGCTGGTCCGACTACCAGTCCCTCATCGACGATTTCTCCCCAGGCTTCAACATCCGATCCTCCTGCGGGTTCCAGACCGAGTGGATCGCCGAGGGCTGCATGAACATCACCACCAGAGCACAGTTCGAAGCCATATTCCCCAACCGGACCCTCGACGACGCCGTCTCCAACTGTAACCAGTCGCTCCAGAACGCCTCCCCCTGCGCCTCCTGCATCACCAGCCTCTCCAGCCTCCAGGCCTCGTACCTGACCGGACCCTCCGTCAGCAACCTCTCCGACTGCACCGCCTACCCGTTGATTTACGCAGCGGCTTTCGCCAACGTGCACGGACCCACCGACAAGGGCACTGTCCAGTGCCTCTTCTCGTTAGGCTCCACGTCATCGAGCTCGAAGAGTAATCGGCGAAAGGTGGTGATCTTGGGGGTCTTGATCGCCGTTGGGTGTTTGCTATTGATTGGAGGGGTTTGCTTTTTGTGGCTaaacatgaagaagaagaagaggaagagagaacagGGAAGGGATATTGCGGTAATCGAACTGGGATCGAATTCTAGGTTGGATTCAATCAGCGAGAGTACGACCCTGGTGAGGTTCAAATTCGATGAGATTAAGAAAGCGACAAAGAATTTCTCTAGGGATTCTATAATTGGGAGAGGAGGGTATGGGAATGTGTACAAAGGGATTTTGACAGATGGGTCCGAGGTTGCGTTGAAGAGGTTCAAGAATTGCTCTGCTGCCGGCGACGCGACCTTCGCGCACGAGGTTGAGGTTATTGCGAGCGTGCGGCATGTCAACCTTGTCGCTCTCAGAGGGTACTGTACCGCGACGACACCGTTCGAGGGTCACCAGAGGATAATCGTGTGTGATTTGATGAAGAATGGGAGTCTCCATGACCATTTGTTTGGATCTTTTGAGAAGAAGATGAGTTGGCCGCTTAGGCAGATGATAGCGTTGGGGACTGCCAGGGGATTGGCTTATTTGCACTACGGGGCTCAACCGGGGATCATACATAGGGATATCAAAGCTAGTAATATACTCTTAGATGAGAGGTTCGAGGCCAAGGTGGCGGATTTCGGCCTCGCAAAGTTTACGCCGGAGGGAATGACGCATATGAGTACAAGGGTGGCGGGGACGATGGGATATGTGGCTCCTGAGTATGCCTTGTATGGTCAATTGACTGAGAGGAGTGATGTGTATAGTTTTGGGGTTGTGCTCCTTGAGCTTTTGAGTGGAAAGAAGGCACTCATGGCGAGTGATGACAGCCAACCCGCTCTTGTGACCGATTGGGCATGGTCATTGGTGAGGAAAGGAAGAACTTTGGATGTTATTGAAGCTGGGATGCCAGAGTTAGGTGCGCCGGAAGTTGTAGAGAAGTATGTTTTGGTTGCTGTGCTGTGTTCTCATCCGCAGTTATATGCCAGGCCTACAATGGATCAAGTTGTGAAAATGTTGGAAACAGACCTTTCGGTTCCCTCAATCCCAGAACGACCAATTTCTCTTGTAGCTGATATTGATGATATCGAGAGATCCGCAAGCAGCAGCGGCTCAGGTCAGCTCTCTAGTTCAACTGGCTATCAGCCCTATACATTCGAGAGTGACCGGCCTAAGACTCCAATATAG